From Bordetella flabilis, the proteins below share one genomic window:
- a CDS encoding SDR family oxidoreductase, with product MNKKRVLVTGGTGFIAQHCILALLREGYSVRTTVRSLAREAEVRSNLKTGGAEPGDRLSFVTADLGVDRGWAEATAGCTYVLHGASPTPSGGQVREEDWIRPAVDGNLRVLRAARDAGVKRVVLTSAFGAICAGHPQLDRPFDETDWSDLTGNNIWPYQKSKTLSERAAWDFIAREGGELELSAVNPTAVLGPVLGPDYSHSIRTVTTMLDGQWGCPKVNCGFVDVRDVADLHVQAMTHPAARGERFLAIAGESLWLSEVAKVLRRRMGPAARKVPTRELPNWLVRLAARGNPGLRGIATLLGRSMNATSEKAIRLLGWAPHSSEEAIVATAESLIRLGLLRQPRGGG from the coding sequence ATGAATAAAAAGCGGGTACTCGTGACCGGCGGAACCGGATTCATCGCGCAGCACTGCATTCTCGCCTTGCTCCGCGAGGGATACAGCGTGCGGACTACCGTTCGTTCGCTGGCGCGGGAAGCGGAAGTGCGATCCAACCTCAAGACGGGTGGCGCCGAGCCGGGGGATCGCCTGTCGTTCGTCACCGCCGATCTGGGCGTCGACCGCGGCTGGGCGGAAGCGACCGCCGGATGCACCTATGTACTGCACGGCGCTTCGCCAACGCCGTCGGGCGGCCAGGTCCGCGAGGAGGATTGGATCAGGCCCGCCGTTGACGGCAATTTGCGGGTGCTGCGCGCCGCGAGGGATGCCGGGGTCAAGCGCGTGGTGCTCACCTCTGCTTTCGGGGCGATCTGCGCCGGACATCCGCAGCTGGATCGGCCGTTCGACGAGACCGACTGGAGCGACCTGACAGGCAACAACATCTGGCCGTATCAGAAATCGAAAACCCTTTCCGAGCGCGCGGCCTGGGACTTCATCGCGCGCGAAGGCGGCGAACTTGAACTATCTGCCGTCAATCCGACGGCGGTGCTTGGTCCGGTACTCGGCCCTGACTATTCGCACTCCATCCGGACAGTAACGACCATGCTGGATGGCCAGTGGGGATGCCCCAAGGTCAATTGCGGCTTTGTCGATGTGCGGGACGTGGCGGATCTGCATGTGCAAGCCATGACGCATCCTGCTGCCAGGGGCGAACGCTTTCTCGCCATCGCTGGCGAAAGCCTGTGGCTGAGCGAGGTTGCGAAGGTGTTGCGCCGTCGCATGGGCCCGGCGGCCAGGAAGGTGCCGACGCGAGAACTTCCCAATTGGCTGGTACGCCTTGCGGCACGGGGAAACCCCGGATTGAGAGGCATCGCCACACTGCTCGGCAGGAGCATGAATGCCACAAGTGAAAAGGCCATCCGCCTGCTCGGCTGGGCACCGCATTCGAGCGAAGAAGCAATCGTTGCTACAGCCGAGAGCCTGATTCGGCTTGGTTTGCTTCGCCAGCCAAGAGGGGGCGGCTAA
- a CDS encoding AbiH family protein — MASPFALPTKLYVIGNGFDPWHGIRSSYAQFKERNRACAGSFLLGCGTPLRSGIAKDA, encoded by the coding sequence ATGGCGAGCCCTTTCGCCCTGCCTACCAAACTCTATGTCATCGGTAACGGTTTCGATCCATGGCATGGGATTCGGTCGAGCTATGCGCAGTTCAAGGAGCGAAACCGTGCATGTGCTGGGTCATTCCTTCTCGGATGTGGAACGCCCCTACGTTCAGGCATTGCTAAAGATGCCTAG
- a CDS encoding AraC family transcriptional regulator, with the protein MPKGRAFRLASDLALPSSDATAVFAPARRGGVARCNGGGDLFFAGSRFTLVGDHADILLGVLPTIVHIRKEVDQASLRWLLERLRQELRDPQPGSSLVAEHLAHLMLVEALRLNLREGSEGHVGKLFALAEKQMRRAIDHMHADPGRRWTLQELARTVGVSRTTFALKFKETVGLSAMDYLTRCACCSPVRGSQIPKTRFPPLRRPRLRVRERLRRGLQAGHGLFTSAIQPRRRDEAPSTDRR; encoded by the coding sequence ATGCCCAAAGGGAGGGCGTTCCGGCTTGCGAGCGATCTGGCCTTGCCGTCGAGCGATGCCACCGCCGTCTTTGCACCCGCGCGGCGTGGCGGCGTTGCCCGCTGCAATGGCGGTGGAGACCTCTTCTTTGCCGGTAGCCGTTTCACCTTGGTCGGCGACCACGCCGATATTCTGCTGGGCGTTCTTCCTACGATCGTCCACATTCGCAAGGAGGTGGATCAGGCGTCCCTGCGCTGGCTCCTCGAGCGCCTGCGCCAGGAGCTGCGCGATCCACAGCCCGGCAGCAGCCTGGTGGCGGAGCATCTCGCCCATCTCATGCTCGTCGAGGCGCTGCGGCTGAATCTGAGGGAGGGGTCGGAGGGGCATGTGGGAAAACTCTTCGCCCTGGCCGAAAAGCAGATGCGCAGGGCGATCGATCACATGCATGCCGATCCGGGACGTCGCTGGACCCTGCAGGAACTGGCCCGGACTGTCGGCGTGTCGAGGACAACCTTTGCTCTGAAGTTCAAGGAGACGGTGGGGCTCTCGGCGATGGACTACCTGACACGCTGCGCATGCTGCTCGCCGGTGAGAGGCTCGCAAATTCCAAAGACACGATTCCCGCCATTGCGGCGGCCTCGGCTACGAGTCCGAGAGCGCCTTCGGCGTGGCCTTCAAGCGGGTCATGGGCTGTTCACCTCGGCAATACAGCCGCGCCGAAGAGATGAAGCTCCTTCCACGGATCGCCGGTAA